TCAAGTACGCCAACGACATCACCTGTTTTCTCGCGCCGTACATCAATTCATACAAGCGCTTCCAGGCCGGCACCTTCGCACCGACGCGGGCAGTGTGGAGCCGGGACAATCGCACCGCCGGCTTTCGTTTGTGCGCCGAAGCCAGCAAATCCATCCGCATCGAATGCCGCATCGGCGGCGCGGACCTCAACCCTTACCTGGCCTTCGCTGCGCTGATCGCGGCGGGCCTGGCCGGTGTCGATGAGAAGCTCGAACTCGCGGCGCCGTTCGAGGGCGATGCCTACCTCGACGAGGATCTGCCGGAAGTCTCGAAAACCCTGCGCGACGCGTGCTCCGCACTCAAGGGCTCGAGCATGTTGCGCGAGGCGTTCGGCGATGAAGTGATCGAACACTACGTGCACACCGCCGAGTGGGAGCAAAAAGAGTACGACCGGCGTATCACCGACTGGGAACTGCAGCGCGGCTTCGAGCGCTATTGAGCACATCATGACGGCCAAGGTTCAGCTTGTTTCACCGGTCGATGGCCGGTTTTTTGTCGAGCGCGATTGTGCCTCTACGGCGCAGATCGAGCAGGTCCTGTCGGCGGCCGCCACCGCCCAGGTTCTATGGCAGCGCCGATCGCTGGGCGAACGTGCTGCCTTGTGCAGCGCCGCCGTGGACGCGATGCTGTCGATGCAGGCGGACATCGTGCCGGAACTGGCCTGGCAGATGGGTCGCCCGGTGCGCTTTGGCGCGGGAGAACTGCGCGGTTTCGCCGAACGCGCCCGCCACATGATCGCGATAGCGCCTGAAGCGTTGGCACCTGTGGAACCCGATCCTGTCGCGGGTTTTCGGCGCTTTATCAAACGCGAACCGTTGGGCACGGTGCTGGTCGTTGCGCCTTGGAATTATCCGTACCTGACGGCGGTGAATACGATCATCCCGGCGCTGATGGCCGGCAACAGTGTGATCCTCAAACACGCCACGCAAACGCTGCTGGTCGGCGAACGTTTCGCCGAAGCCATGCGTCGCGCCAAGCTGCCCGACGGGCTGTTCCATAACGTGCTGCTCGACCATCAGCAGACGTCCGCGATCATTGCTTCGGGCCGCGTGCACCAGGTTAACTTCACCGGTTCGGTCGAGGCCGGCAAAGCCATGGAAGCCGCTGCCGCTGGGCGTTTCATCGGCGTGGGCCTGGAGCTCGGTGGCAAAGACCCGGCCTACGTTCGCGCCGATGCCAACCTTGAGCACGCGGTGGAGAATCTGGTGGATGGCAGCTTCTTCAATTCCGGGCAAAGCTGCTGCGCCATCGAGCGCATCTACGTCGATCAAACAATCTATCCGGCATTTGTCGAACGCTTCATCGAACTGACTGGCCACTATGTATTGGGCAATCCACTGGACGAGGCCACGACGCTGGGCCCTATGGTGACACCGGGCGCCGCCGACTTTGTTCGCGGACAAATCGCCGACGCGCTCACGCAAGGCGCCAGAGCGCTGATCGATCCAAAGACTTTCCCCGCCGATGCGCCGGGCAGCGCCTATCTGGCGCCGCAGGTATTGGTCGATGTCACTCATCAAATGTCAGTCATGCGCGACGAAAGCTTTGGCCCGGTGGTCGGCATCATGCCGGTAGCTGGTGACGACCAAGCCATCGCCCTGATGAACGACAGCGCGTTCGGCCTCAGCGCATCCCTGTGGACCCGGGACCTCGCCGCCGCCGAACGCCTCGGCAACGAGATCGCCACCGGCACCGTGTTCATGAACCGTTGCGATTACCTGGACCCGGCGCTGGCCTGGACCGGGGTCAAGAACAGTGGACGCGGCGTCACCCTCTCGCGCCTGGGCTACGAGCACCTGACCCGCGCCAAATCCTTTCATCTGCGCCACGAGGTGTAGGCCATGAACCTGACTGGAAACTGGAACTACCCCACCAGCATTCGCTTCGGTGTCGGCCGCATCGCCGAGCTGGCCGAGGTCTGTCGCAGCCAGGGTATCGAGCGACCGCTGCTGGTCACCGACAGTGGCCTGGCGCGCGCGCCGATCACCACGGCAGCGTTGGAATCCATGCGCGCTGCCGGCCTGGGCGTCGCGCTGTTTTGTGACCTCAAGCCCAATCCCATCGAGGCCAACCTCGCCGGCGGGCTCGACGCCTGGCGCGCCGGCAAGCACGACGGCGTGGTCGCCTTCGGCGGTGGCAGCGGCCTGGACATGGGCAAACTCATTGCCTTCATGAGCGGGCAGACCCGACCGGTGTGGGATTTCGAAGACATCGGCGACTACTGGACCCGCGCCGACGAAAGCAGTATCGCCCCGGTCATTGCGGTGCCGACCACGGCGGGCACCGGTTCCGAGGTCGGCCGCGCGGCGGTGATCATCGACGAAAGCACGCACACCAAACGCATCATCTTCCACCCCAAAATGATGCCGCGGGTGGTCATCAGCGACCCGGCGCTCACCGTCGGCATGCCGGCAAAAGTCACCGCCGGCACCGGCATGGATGCGTTCGCGCATTGCCTGGAGTCGTACTGTGCCCCCGGTTTTCATCCGATGGCCGACGGCATCGCGGTGGAAGGCATGCGCCTGGTGGCCAATGCCCTGGTGCGCGCCGTGCACACCCCCTCGGACCTTGAGGCGCGGGCGCAAATGCTCGCTGCCGCAGCGATGGGCGCCACCGCATTCCAGAAAGGCCTGGGCGGCATGCACGCACTTTCGCATCCGGTGGGTGCGTTGTACGACACCCATCACGGCATGACCAACGCCACGTTCATGCCCTATGTCCTGCAATTCAATCGCCCGGCCATCGAAGAGCGCATCACCCGCCTCGCGGCGTATCTGCGCCTGCCCTCCCCCGGCTTCGACAGCTTTCTGGCCTTCGTCCTCAAGCTGCGCAAGGACATCGGCGTGCCGCATACGCTGTTTGAACTGGGCGTGGATGACC
This DNA window, taken from Pseudomonas fluorescens NCIMB 11764, encodes the following:
- a CDS encoding iron-containing alcohol dehydrogenase, yielding MNLTGNWNYPTSIRFGVGRIAELAEVCRSQGIERPLLVTDSGLARAPITTAALESMRAAGLGVALFCDLKPNPIEANLAGGLDAWRAGKHDGVVAFGGGSGLDMGKLIAFMSGQTRPVWDFEDIGDYWTRADESSIAPVIAVPTTAGTGSEVGRAAVIIDESTHTKRIIFHPKMMPRVVISDPALTVGMPAKVTAGTGMDAFAHCLESYCAPGFHPMADGIAVEGMRLVANALVRAVHTPSDLEARAQMLAAAAMGATAFQKGLGGMHALSHPVGALYDTHHGMTNATFMPYVLQFNRPAIEERITRLAAYLRLPSPGFDSFLAFVLKLRKDIGVPHTLFELGVDDRQADLIADMAIVDPSAGGNPLPLTKDGAAHIFDAAFHGRL
- a CDS encoding aldehyde dehydrogenase family protein; this translates as MTAKVQLVSPVDGRFFVERDCASTAQIEQVLSAAATAQVLWQRRSLGERAALCSAAVDAMLSMQADIVPELAWQMGRPVRFGAGELRGFAERARHMIAIAPEALAPVEPDPVAGFRRFIKREPLGTVLVVAPWNYPYLTAVNTIIPALMAGNSVILKHATQTLLVGERFAEAMRRAKLPDGLFHNVLLDHQQTSAIIASGRVHQVNFTGSVEAGKAMEAAAAGRFIGVGLELGGKDPAYVRADANLEHAVENLVDGSFFNSGQSCCAIERIYVDQTIYPAFVERFIELTGHYVLGNPLDEATTLGPMVTPGAADFVRGQIADALTQGARALIDPKTFPADAPGSAYLAPQVLVDVTHQMSVMRDESFGPVVGIMPVAGDDQAIALMNDSAFGLSASLWTRDLAAAERLGNEIATGTVFMNRCDYLDPALAWTGVKNSGRGVTLSRLGYEHLTRAKSFHLRHEV